One Trichormus variabilis 0441 genomic window, AGCTTTCTCCTTCTCCTGTCGGAAACGCTAGCGCGAACGGGTTCCGCTTACGGTAAGCTTGTTAGCCTTGGAAGATGAAACTATTTATTTTTAAAAATACTGTTTAGGGTATGGAGTCGCTACGAGTTCTGAGAAATACGGATATAAGCAATTTACCAATTCTGTCATTCTAGCTTATAACACTCGCTGCAACTCCATATAATCTCTGAAATGGAACGATGAAATCCAAAAATTCTTCAGATTAGAGGAGATGAGAATAGAAGGGAACCAACTTTAATGCTTGACTTTTGGCTAATTAAAGGAATAATGTTTTTTCACGCCGCTTTTAATTTCCCATATACAGGACATTCCCACAGGGAAGGTTACTAAATCGCCTTTACCCATTTGTACTGGTTGTCCGCCATGAGGCGTAACAATGACATCACCTTCTAAAAAGTAACAAGTTTCTTGAGTATCATAAGTCCAAGGAAATTTTGAGACTTCTTTTTGCCAAATTCCCCATTGGAAAACACCCAA contains:
- a CDS encoding cupin domain-containing protein; the encoded protein is MEIKIEHQPSPEILQKLGVFQWGIWQKEVSKFPWTYDTQETCYFLEGDVIVTPHGGQPVQMGKGDLVTFPVGMSCIWEIKSGVKKHYSFN